The DNA window AAGGAAGGTTGAAAATGACAAACAGTATTCAGTCAAATTACAGAAATCGGCAAATTGGCTTTGGGATGTCTCAATTCAGGGATTTGGAAGTATTGGCTAAAAATCCCGAAATAACAACAGGAGCAGCAGAAGCTATTGCTAAGTACATAAAAGAAGAAGCGCCTATAGACGGGAAAAATATTCTTCTTTATCTGGTACCTTCAAGAAGATTATATAATGACATAAGTGCTTCTGTTAAAAGAAAGCCTGTTGGATTATGGCAAAGTGTAAAATCATTATTCAGTGGTGGTAAAATTTTATCAGTAAAATATAATTCGTCAAATCCTGTCGCGTCATTTAAAGACTTGACTGATAATGCTTTAAAGTTCTTTGAAGAAAAAGAAGCAAAAGAAATTGATACAAATGATAAAGCAAAAATTTTTAATGTAAGGTTATGATAACAACTAAATTCCTATATCAGCAAAGCTTTTACCATTTGTCTTTAAAGCTCTTTCAAGCCTTAAACAGGATTCGCACTTGCCGCAATGTTTTTCTTCATCCGTATAGCAGCTTCTTACGAGATTCAAAGGGGCTTCAATCTCAATGGCAAGCTTTATAATCTCTGTTTTATCCAGATTTATAAGAGGAGCAAATACTTTTGGCTTTGCAAGGGTTGAAAATTCAAAAGCTGCATTAATTTTATCGATAAAGTCCTGTGTATTGTCCGGAAATGTAGTTCCTTCTTCTTTGTTTGCTCCAAAAATTATATGAGAAAAATCCATGCTGTCAGCGAAGCATGCCGCGATATTTAAAAATACCCCGTTTCTGTTTGGAACCCAGACATTTTTTGCAGAATTTAATGTTAATTCAGGATTGTCCAGTTCTTCTGAGTCAAGCTCAGGTAAATCCTGATCAGTGTTAACAAGTGAAGTCTCTGTTATTTCCTGTAACCATGGCGTTTTTATAACTTTATGTTCAATATTAAAATAATCAGCGATAGTTTTCGCTGCTGCAATTTCTTTTTTTACAGATCTTTGACCATAGTCAAAAGTTAAGGCAAGCTGAATATTATATTCATCTTTTGCATAAGCAAGACTAATAAACGAATCAAGCCCGCCTGAGAGCAAAACAATACTTTTATTCATCTTCATCCTCTTCGTCTTCTTCAAGAATTTCGTGTATTTCGTTTCTGCAGCAATCGAGAAGGTCTTTTTTCTGCAGTAAATTAATGACATAATCTCTTCCCGCAATATTATAAAGAGCGTTAACAGCACTTATTGCAACATTTTCGTCTTTGTCATAAATCATAGGTTCAATTAAAGACAGGACTATTTCGTCATCAATTTCGCAAAGAGCCTCCATAGCACTGATTCTGACTTGAGGTGATTCATCCACAAGAGTATTTTTAAGGGCTCTAAGTTTTTTATCTTGATTGAATCCTAATTTAGCGAGTGCTTCAATAGTTTTTTCCTTTAAGAAGGTAAATTTGTCGATGATTCCTTTTTTTGTTTCGATAATACTTATTAAAGGGTCTACAGCTCTCTCATCGCCAAGCATCCCAAGTGCTTTTGCTGCTGATTCTCTTAAGTATACTGACTTTTCCTCTTCGTCAGTTACGATGTTTATAAGCGGTGCAACTGCATAAATATTGCCAATCCTTCCAAGAGCTTCTGCTGCAGAGAGTCGTATCTTATAATATTCGTTTTTATCGTTCATTATATACATTAAAGGAACAACAGCACTGTCGTCTTTTAGTTCCCCAAGAATATTAGCGGTTGCGCATCTTACTTTTAAGTATTTATCGTGGGCATCCGGGCTTTTATAATCCGTTAAAAGTCTTATTAGTACGTCCACAGAACTTTTGTCTTTGTATTTCCCAATCATTTGAATGATATGAAGAAGAATTTTGGGATGTGTTTCTTTGCAGGCAAAGAAGTTTAAGATTGATACAGCTTCTTTTTCGGTTAAATTTTTCAAATGATTAATTTTCTTGATAGCATCATCAGGGTTACAATCCTGATCTATCAAGAATTCTTCTAAAAGTTTTTCAAATTTTTCTTTATTTTCTTCGAACATAACCACAGAGAATATAATATAACCTTTACAGATTTCATTATATTTAAAAAATCAAAATAAAGCTTTAATTTAAAAAAAGTTTATATGTTATTTTACAAGATAGGCTCTAAATATAAAAAATCCGGTCTTTTTACAATTAAAGAAAAACCGGATTCTTTTTTATAAGATTATACTGGTGAAAGTGTCGGCGCTACTGTAGGAGCTATAGTCGGAGTTATAGTTGGTGCAATAGTTGGTGTCGGCGTTGGTTTTGGAGTTGGTTTTGGAGTTGGTTTTGGAGTTGGCTTTGGTATTGAATTATGACATTTGTCTGCAATACAATCAAAAATGCTATGCGAGCAGTTATTATTTACTTTTGGAGTGGGTGGGCATTTTGTATTTTTAGCAGGTAAAAGATTTGCATTATTAATCTTGCTGATTCCGGAACACATAAATAATCTCCTTTTTGATTAAATATATAAATTCATCTTATCGATAAATAAAGAATGTTTAATTATATTTATATAAAAAAAGATGTTTATATAAAATTGCTATAAAAATGCGATAAGAAATACTTATTGTTACAATACGAAATATATCAAACCCTTGTAAGGGTCAATTTTATTTGTTATATAAAGATTTTTGCCTTAAAAAATGTGTTAAAATTAGAATTATTTTTTGTATTAATATAAAAATCTTTAAAAGAGTTTCATGAAAATAAGACGTCTTAAAATTTCTCAACAATTAATGCTGGTGTTTTTCATAGGGGTAATTTTGCCTTTATGTATAACAGCGATGATTGTTGTTAATGTAAATCAGCATGCTGTACGTGCCGAGTTGAGATATTCTGCGATAATTACAACAGACAGTGTCTATCAGCGTCTTGAAAAAACGCTGGAAGAAAAAAAACTGGCACTTTTGTATATTGCCAAAAGTATGAATTATATAATTCCAAAAAACAAAGTTAAAAATTATTTAAGTGAAATAATTGATTTTTCTGATGAAACGGTACAATTAGACATCATAAAAAATGA is part of the bacterium genome and encodes:
- the queC gene encoding 7-cyano-7-deazaguanine synthase QueC, yielding MNKSIVLLSGGLDSFISLAYAKDEYNIQLALTFDYGQRSVKKEIAAAKTIADYFNIEHKVIKTPWLQEITETSLVNTDQDLPELDSEELDNPELTLNSAKNVWVPNRNGVFLNIAACFADSMDFSHIIFGANKEEGTTFPDNTQDFIDKINAAFEFSTLAKPKVFAPLINLDKTEIIKLAIEIEAPLNLVRSCYTDEEKHCGKCESCLRLERALKTNGKSFADIGI
- a CDS encoding HEAT repeat domain-containing protein, encoding MFEENKEKFEKLLEEFLIDQDCNPDDAIKKINHLKNLTEKEAVSILNFFACKETHPKILLHIIQMIGKYKDKSSVDVLIRLLTDYKSPDAHDKYLKVRCATANILGELKDDSAVVPLMYIMNDKNEYYKIRLSAAEALGRIGNIYAVAPLINIVTDEEEKSVYLRESAAKALGMLGDERAVDPLISIIETKKGIIDKFTFLKEKTIEALAKLGFNQDKKLRALKNTLVDESPQVRISAMEALCEIDDEIVLSLIEPMIYDKDENVAISAVNALYNIAGRDYVINLLQKKDLLDCCRNEIHEILEEDEEDEDE